The genomic interval ctagtcggaCATTGTCCTCCCTGATCATGTGgacttgctaatctgggaaaacacctTATAATATTAATGAGATGCATATTggtttttaaaattacatctgCAATCTGcaagttaaaaatataaattatgaattgACAGGTTAATATAGTATTGACCAACAATTTAGATGTTTGAGTACCAAATGGTTTGACTGAATCAAATGTCATGCTATTTCGGACAAGGAACCAGTGAAATTCCAGATTCAAAACTCATGAGACTGAAGTTTTGCCGCTGAAATCCTTCACATCCTATCAAGAGGCATATTTTGTTATAGATTGTGATATAAAACTGTTTTACTAGTTCATATTACCCATGTTTTCAGAAGAGCACCAGCCTTGATATAGAGTTGGTACGGCAACGACACAAGTAGGGCCCGCTGGAGCCCCAGTCCAGCACGACCCCTCCCCTGACCCTTAGCTCCTCCCATTTGACCTCCGGCATCAAAGAGTCAGCATTGTTTAACAATTCCATCCCATAGCAATTTCTGAGCACATAGAGTGTTTGCACACTTTTCTCAACAAGCGCAATGTCCGTGTTGAGTCTGCACTTGGGCCCTGATTGATTTGATAGACTCAAGTGTCGGAGCTGGTAGAAGTGTTACAGACATAAGAAGTTATTGCAGCTGTTATGGTAACACTAACAGTCAGCTCTCGCTGTTGGACATTACAATGAAtattacgaaaaaatacaaagcTGGATAACTCATTCCATTCTTTTTGGGACAAACAGACCTGCAGCAAGGAACAGGAGAAAATCACGGGAATGTTTGAAGAGTTTAAGTCAGAAGCGTAAGCTTTCCACCGGGAATACTCCTGGATGGTCTAAACTTAAGGGACAGTCCAGGTTTGTCCTCTCAGGTGTCCAAACTGTCCAAAGAGTATGCATTTATTTTTGACGCAGTTGctaacaaagaaaggcagtaCCAACTTCGTTGTGAAGAGTCAAGCATGGTACATCCCTGGGGCATGCCTCAGGTGGGAATTCCATCTGCAACAAGGTGCTAAAGGTAAACCCATCAGAGTGTGTTACTAACCACTTCAAGACCAAACAGCCTCACATTGATTCGACGATAAAGAAGgcgttgaaaaatgacagcagttttgatGTGTCATCCAGTTTGCTCTTCGACTCTCAACCCAACGTTAGTTAGAACGCAAACTCAGCATTTAGCGTTATCAGCGAGGCTCGAAGGTCATCTCTGCTTCTtaagcttcaggtgagaccttacagtgttatttactttgtaaaaGTTGGGGCAAAAATTCAGCACCATTCCTAATATCAAAAAGTCTATTCCATATTTTTCCCATAATTACTGTCTTAAGTTCCCAATTAAagatttgcttgaaaaaaattatttatatttaataggtTCCAACACGTTTAAGTTTAACATTGTCATAagtgaaattaatatttatagcACTAATTAtaaattttttaagtatttgttaagaAACAGTTGTTTTGTGTCACAGTGACATTTAAAGTGGTATAGTCTCACATTTAAATTTCTGAAGTTATGccggtttcaaaaaatatatatatataattatgacaCCTTGCTACATACTGTACTTTTCCATGTATTCCTTGCTGTTTTAAGCCccaaacatttcaatttaataagtgTGTGCATGTTATTCATTATTACAATGCTATTGTGAGTGCTAATTTGCGGAAAAAACACATTGTAGATGTTAAGAAAGGTGTAGCAGTATTCATATTCAAGGCTTATTCATTTGTCACTAAAAACACTTTTTATGGTTAACgttccatttccttttcagatAAAATTATAAGCCAACAAGACGAACATCGTTGAATAATTTCTCACATATACTAAAACtcgcttaagaaattcagcacgtcACTTATGAACATCTTCTCGCAAGGCGGCTACATCAGCACTTCCAATAGCTGAGCCTTGGTGAGTTCCACTCCTGTCCCGATGAGTCGCTCGAGGTGAAACAATCTGATCCACAGATAGAGCAGACGCTGAGTGACTCGTCTGTTAACGTGACTGACCTCCATATGTTGCTCTCTAATATTGTGCCTGAGGAGCAGTGTTGGCCTACATTCCCTGTTCAGGGCGGTGACTTTGGCGTCAAGACTCACAcaatctctgtctatggccctatcgcagcagcagcagcaaaaaaaacaggaagtatttcagctgcactctgggaaaacagggcttaatgcatgtgtttaaagtgttgtcccagataaaggTGTTAAGTCTGCCCGCTCTTATCAGTGACCACACTTTCCGAATAagcctttaaatgaaaaattccataaaagcggaaagtgtcgtggctGATGATTTTCAAGACTCACACAACCTCTGTCTATGGCCCtgtcgcagcagcagcagcaacaaaaacaggaagtatttcagctgcactctgggaaaacagggcttaatgcatgtgcctaaagtgttttaCCCACAAAAGCGTGTTAAGTCTGCCCAAGCTAATTTGTGACCACACTTTCCGAATgtaccttaaaacaaagaattccataaaagctgaaagtgtcgtggctgattagcttgtgcagactgtacaTGCAAATCTGGAACAACTCTACacttatgcatttagcccagtttttaaaGAGTTTAGAGTTGCACATTTAGTTCACATTACATCAGCTTTACTGACCTTTTTGGAGAAAAGTTCTTATTACCAATCAGGAATTTTGCGGTTTTTGACTGTTCAAACTGagttaataaaatgcatattagagtTGATTTGATATCAGTTTTAACCATAGGGGGTAAGGGCATATTTTCAtacctttttgtttgttttcacttgtatataaaccccttgcataaattatacaaaatactgatgttttatttaaataaaacaattattgaaatgcagtcaacattttaaaaaaattatctgcatttcatttattattaggtaacaaaatttaatatatttttacataaattgaaattaatcacCTGTCCAGGTTTTCAGTTTACAAATATGCCCCTGGAGTGAGAATATGAAGTGaagatattaattaattattgccCCCGGCTAATTGGGGTATATGGGAATCACCTTGGACAGACGTCTGTCTCTCTTTTCTTATGTCTGTGGGCGTTCACTTACAATTCAACGTTAAGCTTTCAAACTTTCAGGTATTGTTTAATCTCAAACGTGGttgtgcatgtacattttgtatcatAATACTCTAAAAATTACAAAACTTAGACATTATATAACCTCATGCTTCATAGACTTGTGGCATTGGGGGATATTCTATGTAACAATGGTTACAAATAATTGTTTGACTAGATGTTGTTTTCTTctaagtattttgaaaaaaaagagccaTATTTTGCTTTCGGATTGAGTCAGCCTCATAActtgttaatttaataatttaatggtCATGAAATAATTTCTATGGCCATTCTCTCTCTGATTCTAGTACGGCAATTGTctgttactggcataagtatatgTACTCAGTAAGGCCAGGAAAAGGTTAACTTAATGACCACACTACTACgactaaaatgcatttttgtgtgtgtaggatcaattaaaaaaaaagataaaattccaGTACTTTTTAGCTGTTTCCTACAGGACCCCGTACAATTACAGATTGGTGCACAGCTGAACAACAGGCTCTCTCTCCTAAGCCAGGCCTGAACACATGGGGTCACTTCCTGTGTATGGGTGGTATGTATGGATATGTGTCCAtgacacacaggctaatcagggatgaaactttctgcatagactggatttttgctaagaaaaaccttcctttaaacttaaaatacaaaaaatgcagaatatgtcgtccttgattagcatgtgttgactgcacaggctaatctgggatgacactttatgcagatgcattaagcccatttttcccagaatgagCCTTATATTTTGCCAACAAACATTATCTTTTGTGATGACcttatataaatgtttttgtggaaaccacaggctaatcttggatgacactttaagcacatgcattaagcccagttttcccataacgaggCTCATATCATGACAAGTTTTATAGTCACCAGCCGGATTGTCTGTAGCAGCTCACAAATACGGTTCTGGAATGAAGGTAAAATTGGCAAATCAACCGTGTCTGCCTTTGCACTTAAATGTAACACAGCCTTTAAACAGTTGAAGTTTGTCGGCATTCTTGTCCTTCGTTTCATTGGTGTATAAACTGTCTGAAAAGTTGGGTCTTTTCTATGCTTAAAAGCAATCAGAATTTCTGCAAGTAGGCGTAATTTTCTCGACTGTGCATATGCATTTGAGTGTACTGCTCACGTGGATAAACTTTGTAGTGCTTTGTTGTGTTTTGTTcctttgtttaattgtatgtcATTGGTGACTATTTCATTGGACAACATGTCAATGAACAAGGCACCCTTCCTTGAAAACCTCACCAAACTAATAAACAGTTTGACTGCGTTAAACATGACCGTTTGGGATTTCAGgccaaatgtcaaactagtacCAATCTGTGCCCAAAAAGCAGCCGTAGCCGTGGGGGGCAGGTTCATGATGCAACCGTGGTCTCATTGCTCTCTGAACATCTCTTTCCCAACAGCAACAGTACAGCAACATGACCTGTAAGGCATATTCACTTGTCACTAATATAACTCTagttttagtttactttccattgCCGTTttagtaaacattattagccaacaAGACAAACATCGTCTAAGTGAATGTTAATGACAATCCCAACTTTCTCAAACAAATACTCGCTTATTGGGTATTATTGATTCATGGTCTtggaaaatggtgtttaatgcatgttcgttaagtttcttcccagatatgcttaaatttcttttttgttgAGAAGAAACATCACTTAtgcaaaaaaaatccataaaagaggGAAGTGTTTTCAGTGATTAACCTCTGCGGGCTGCATAAACGTCAGTTTTTCAATAATTCTTCTGACCTTTTGGGGAAAGGCATCCATTGggaattgtttgtttgaaattggTCAAACTGGGTAAATACCATAGGTAACAGTTGACATAAATCATTATTAAGTTGTGTCTGGTTTTTTGGCTGAAAATAAGCCTTTAAGCCAaacgtttgttttgtttttcccttATATATGACAAAAATATCCCTTGAATAGAAGGAACAAACAgccacatttttttattcaatgtcatttttataaaacttatttGACGGCTGGACATAGGTTCAGGTTGTGACACTCAATAGTGCTCCACCACTACATCTACCATCTACAGTGTGACTACGTTAACTGGCCATTAACGTtcatactttgttgtttatttcttttcataGTCATATCATactgtaaatagtttattttaatgttgtaaataaattgatttattgttcacgtttatttgtatctggttctggaggGGTTATTGCGCTGGGTTATCACAGCTTCTGTAACCCTGACCGTTACAATTgctcatgactgacagatgacccctattgattttcaggtcactaggtcaaaggttaaggtcacagtgactcgaaatagtaaaatggtttccggatgataactcaagacttcttacgcctaggatcatgaaacttcataggtacattgatcatgactggcagatgacccctttaaattttcaggtcactaggtcaaaggtcaaggtcacagtgactcaaaacagtaaaatggtttcctgatgataacttaagaattattaggcctaggatcatgaaacttcataggtacattgatcatggctggcaaatgacccctattgattttcaggtcactaggtcaaaggtcaagatcacagtgacaaaaaacgtattcacacaatggctgccactacaactgacatcccatatgggggcatgcatgttttacaaacagcccttgttgtaatTTTATATAAGTTGACTGACAGAAAACATACATTATTCTATCAAAGCTGGAGAATACATGTAGTGAAGCTTTTGCTGTCTTTGAGACGGCTCTTGTTAAGGTGATATATACTGGTATCATGTTTTggaatacatgttttgaaatagaTGTCTTGTTTTGTTTCCAGGGGTCTTACCGTTGCCAGTTCAAGCTTAGAGGACCATGTTCCCCAAATCCAATGTGGCCCTATATCTCAACAGGTGAGTCTTTTCTAATGCATAATTGGTGgcatttatgtatttaatgtGGTGTATACTAAGCAATTAGGTTCTGGATACGATCACCCCCCTGGGAGTATTTAAATTGATACTGTACAGCCATTATTGATTCTTGATCTGTAATATTTGTGGATATTTGTAGATCTgctcaaaaatgaaataaaattatcaacaaaCATTATGTCTAAAacctttattaattattatttaatccagTAATTTAGGATGTACCAAATATTTCTGATTCAACAAATCCACAAAATTTCATGTCATAAACATGTACTTTGTTTTTTGATATTTaacattgttgcatttttaatgaatatataattaaacagttttttttaaatacttgtaaAGCAATGAATTTGACTAACAAAAATACTAAACTTTTGCTTCAATGTTTAAAGGTCTAGTTGTCTTGCTTACAACAAGAGTGCCCAAAATTTGATCATGATCAAGGAAGAAAGAAAGCCACAGGATAAGACCCAATAAGAACAAATAGCTGCTTCAGCATCAATAGCCTATCTCTGTACAAGGCTTTCAAATGTAATATTGTAGTGACATAGTAGACATGTTGTCttcctagcgactgggaggtcaggCTTGGATCCTCACTCTTGGAGCATTCTTATAAGGAGTCCTCCAAAGACATAAAGTAATCCTTCTAGCCAGAAAACAGGCTCAAAAGTGTCTCCATAAACCTTAGGTTGTTTTAGAATCGTGCTTAATAAATTGGATTAAATGAAATGTGTAGTAATTGTTAATACTTATGTTGATACACACACCTTTGgtgaattatttgtttattgactGGTTAATTACAACTTTTCACATGCTTTATAATGATGTTATACCATATATACTTGATAAACGGACGGGAAAATCTACctctaattttaatttaaatgttgtgTACCACCCTCAAATTAAACTTTACCTATTTCAAATATGTGCAAGTATTTAATTTGTAATGCAAAGATACAACTATTTATGAACATTAACATTTTTGCAAATTTCAGTTTTTTCAATATGGTAAGTTGGGTAAAGTATTTAAAGCACTCTTCCTATGAGGTTGGTCTTGAATCTCACCTCTATGCTCAAATGTATTCCTTTGTAGCTCTTCAATTATTTGACAACGCGGCAATCAACATGGTTCCATTCCAGGAATACCTCGCAGAGCTAATGAACAGAGCCAGTGCGTAGAACATGATTTTTAGGAGGAATAGGAACCTAGGCCCAATATCAACCTGGTTCCAATCTCGCGAAGATGTCCACCGGCCGCCCCCTAGCACAAGCCTCGTTAGCCCCAAGGTGTTGTCATGATGCCCCTGGACAACAGCTCTTGTTGGGCTCTTCCCAATAGCAGTAGATCAACATGGCATATCAGGTGGGAACGTCAATTTACAATTATTAACCCCTCACAATCCAAGATTGTCATTAGCGTTTGAAACAAGCGATTATCATATAAAACTTAGCAATTTGGTTAGGGTCTAGCAGGCTTGTATGTGAAACAACCCATTGCTGTTCATAGTAATACTAGTAATAGTGATTGGTATGAGAGATAAAGAAAGTAAGGTCAGGTTCCATAATGATTTGAAACAAAGAATTCGATTTGCAACCAATTACTAATGACAACCCttggtatattggagtcactcttGTTAGTTGGTTAGTAGGTCAggggatttttttaaaatttataatagtTTGTCTCATCACCATAAAGTGTAGATGGTTTTCTCACAGATAAAAGTTTTGATTGGCCAAGCTATGCTTTGTGCCCAATATAAAGTAACATACCCTGTATCATATCGAAGAGTGGCAGTTTGAAACTGCATAACTAATATTCTGAAACCAATATACTCCTCAAAGTAAGTTTGCGTGGGTTGGTTTGCATGGATATATTTGAATCaatctgtcggtcggtcggtatgtatGCCTGCCACATTGTACATGTGTACTTTGTGTCGCGTAGTTTTCCACCTTTtaacatgaatatttatttatacgtTGTTTATACCATGTAAAAGTTCAAGGcattgttttcatatgttgtaaTATTCTATTAGTTTTGTGCCCTTAAATTTAGACAAACCTTGGTTCAGAAACATCTTTGTAAATTTATGTGTACTCGTGTCCTGAACTGATCATTTAGTTTTTTgcatatcaacatgaaactttctaTGTATGTTGTTCATACTACCTGGAAGTGCAAGACTTACATTTTGTCTATGTCACACTACTTGTTGCAAGGTAATGTGCCCTTGAACTAAAGCACATGattcaaataattaatatgatgCTTTTTGTCTTTGCATGTGATTATTGTAAAGTACCGGTAGCTAATgacaacatttttagctcatctattttttgaaaaaaaattatgagctattgtcatcaccttggcgtcggcgtcggcgtcggcgtctgcgtcggcgtcggcgtcggcgtccggttaagttttgcgtttaggtccacttttctcagaaagtatcaatgctattgcattcaaacttggtacacttacttactatcatgaggggactgggcaggcaaagttagataactctggcgtgcattttgactgaattatgtgccctttttatacttagaaaattgaaaattttggttaagttttgcgtttaggtccacttttttcagaaagtatcaatgctattgcattcaaacttggtacacttacttactatcatgaggggactgggcacgcaaagtaagataactctggcgtgcattttgacagaattatgtgccctttttatacttagaaaattgaaaattttggttaagttttgtgttaaggtccattttattccttaagtatcaaagctattgctttcatacttgcaacacttactaactaccgtaaggggactgtgcaggcaaagttatgtaactctgactggcatttggacggaattatgggccctttatacttagaaaattgaaagtttggttaagttttgtgttttggtccactttacccctaaagtatcatagatattgctatcatacttggaacactcgcaaactatcataagggtacagtaaaaggacaagttgcataactctggatgtcatttttacggaattatggcccttttttgacttagtaactttgaatatatggttaaattttgtgtttcgatccactttacttcttaagtatcaaggctattgctttcaaacttcaaatactttcatgctatcatgaggttactgtacctggcaagttgaattttaccttgacctttgaatgaccttgactctcaaggtcaaattattaaatttctctaaaattgccataacttctcaatttatgattaaatttgattgatactttgacaaaactactcttacctgacataccacaatagactccacccaaaccatcgccagtgcccccccccccccccccctattttttttttttttttttttttttttttttttttttttttttaagatcatctcacaaatgaccaccacaccctcacactatacccccccccccaccccacaccctccccaattttttttttaaacggtaaaaaaacaaaactatttttttttattattttatgtttgaaataccgtccaaccatcgcacccaagaatccccaccccccctcccccacccgaatcccccccccccccccctatttttttttttttttttttttttaagatcatctcacaaattaccaccacaccctcacactatacccccccacctcacccccccccccattttttttttatgaaacggttaaaaaacacaaatatttatttttattattttatgtttgaaataccgtccaaccatcgcaccaaagaatccccccccccacccccctcactcccccccccccccccccccccccgatttttttttcctttttttcgcatttttggaagaaaatgtaataaatgtccacaccccca from Dreissena polymorpha isolate Duluth1 chromosome 1, UMN_Dpol_1.0, whole genome shotgun sequence carries:
- the LOC127864155 gene encoding uncharacterized protein LOC127864155; amino-acid sequence: MSLVTISLDNMSMNKAPFLENLTKLINSLTALNMTVWDFRPNVKLVPICAQKAAVAVGGRFMMQPWSHCSLNISFPTATVQQHDLGLTVASSSLEDHVPQIQCGPISQQV